In Phalacrocorax carbo chromosome 1, bPhaCar2.1, whole genome shotgun sequence, the genomic stretch ATAGCTGGTTGCCCAGTGATCCTGTATTCTTTTATCGGCTAAAAAGAAATCCCTTTGTACAAACAGGAAAGCTAGTGTGTATGTTCCACCCTCTACCCCAGACACAgtatttcctctgaaatttcAATACTTTGTTAAAGTAATAGGACCAACATATCACTACTGGTGCAACTATTCACCACCTGATATGAGAATCTTTTCAACTAGCAAATGAGCAATTAAAATGATGAGGCTCCCCATGTTCCTTTTTATAACTGCAGGATGGAACTTCCCTAAACAGATGATGGGATACAGCCCAGGCCAACGGGGTCCATGTTCAGGCATCTGTGACCAAGCTGCACCCACTGCCAGCTGAGTAGTGCTCAGTTGTCCTTCAGTGAGGATATGCATTCTTCTGGAAACTCcaacaaaaggagaaagagatggGCCAGGCTTACCTCATACAGCTGGCCCATGGTAGCACTGGTGGGAGGGATGGTATTATTGACAAAGAAGAACAGGGCATCTTCTGGCCTCAGGTGGATCCGCTTTCGGATTAAGAAGTAGAATTGGCCAACTGAAGAGGAACAGAGGAGAATGCCTTAGATGCAGAAAGAAtgctttggtttggggttgttttggtttttttttttctttttttaccctaACCATGGCTGTTTCCTTTTGGTGGTGGAAGTCACACACTGTGTGTAAAATGTAGGGAAAAATGAACAATGCAGGAAAGAAGGCAGTAACTTCATGATTGTAACCACATTAGCAGCCAATCCACTTGGAGCTGGCAGTTTCTCAGGTACATGCCTCAGGCCGTGCACCCTCTAAATCCGTGCTCCACCTACTATGGTATGAAATGTTCTACTGCAGGAATTGGTGGGAAGTCCTCTAACTAGCTTAACCTTTAAATCCTATAGATCAAAGGCACCTTAGAGAATTTAGCCTGGTGTAAATGATCATACCATTCCAGAAAACAAATTCCTGAAAACAAATTCCTTACTATTTGCTCAAGCTATGTTCCACAAGAAGTATTCCACAATCCATtatatgctgaaaaaaaaaaaaaaaaaaaagaagaaatgctgtTCCTTTAACTCATTCCTGTtctcaaatgaaaacaaatgtaatcATACACAAAATGGGCATGACCATTCCTAAAAGGAACTTTGTAGCCATGACTCCAACCACAGGGGTGGAAAACAGTGGGAGTATTTCAAGAACTTGCCTCTTCCTACAACAAGGGTACAGCCTCTGGCAACTCTGCAGCTAGGTCATCATTGACTGATGGTTATGCTTCTGCCTATGATACACAATTCAGTCATTTTTGTCATGGCTAGAAGTCAGCTGAGACACATGCATGTTAGCTAAGTCAGTGGGATACCTCAGAAGATCTCAGAGAATTCTGCATGTTGTAATCCAGGATGTAAAGTACATAAATATAACACGGACAGCCAGGTAAACTGGAGTAATGACAAGATGTTGAGCCTGCCTGTATATTGTCTTGGTGCTGATCATAGAGCAAAAATAACTCCTGAGACCTTCTCActgaaaatcaggaaaaaaggaggTAGGCTTTGTTACCTGTGAGGTCAGAAGGCACAAGATACTTCCTTTTGTCTAGGTCGGGTACTCTGGCTTTTGGTGCTTTTTCCACAATTACctggagagagaaagcaagaaacaacCCATGAGTATCATACAACAAAATGGACCAAAACACATCAGTGGGAAGGATATTAGCCTTTGAGAGAGACGGGACTACCAGGCCTTTAGAAATTTATTAATCTATAACAAATACACAACGTTAAAGAACAGATAGGTGAGAAGACAACTGAAAATCACTGGCAATAGCTGTACTGGGAGCCCAAGACTGCATCTGTAAGCACACTGAGTAAAAAATGGAGACTGGGCcagacataaaaataaaccataatagcagagaaaaaaaaaaaaaacaacaaaacaggtCACCTTGATTATCCCAATGCAGGTTAATTTTGTATGAAGGGGCTGCCAGGAGGCAAGAAGTATCACAAGTAAGTTGAACTGTTTCCAAGTTACAGTTCCAAACTGCCTAGCACAAAATCAGCCCTAGTCCCAGTAGTCCTATATCCTAATTTCTGCATTCACCAATACCAAGTGCTTTAGGATGAAGCAAAGAATTAAAGAGAAACTACAGGTCATTGGGGAATGtttgaatgttttttgttttgttttgttttaaattcccAGTTCTTCAGTAGTTATGTTCTACTCTGAAATTCATATCCTTTAAGGTTATTTTCCCTACTTCATATAGTTACGGACATTTCCTTATTCATATAAATatctaataattaaaaaacaggcTACCATGTGGGCAACTGGACCCACAGAGACCTTTGGCACAAAACATATTCTCATTATATTCTAATGTCATTACAACATAGAAAAATATGAAGCTCAGCAGCTTTAAGGTCAAACAGACAAAGGTATCTTCTGCTACAGGAAAATTTTTGTTAGCAGAGCTTGGCAAAATATTTACCTGAGAAGCAGGAAGTATTCCAAAGTGACCTGATCTCCTTCCATGAAAAGCCTTGGAAACCTTTCCAAAGGTTAGAGGTATGTTTCCATGGAACTACTGGgtttgtgcagaaaaaaattgaagggaGTTTCTTGGGTTATTTTGAGACATGTATTTTTGAACCGGTAAGAGATATATTACATGATTCAATCTATGTGCCTTGCTGTTCTGCAGGAGCCATTTTGACCACCTAAACAAGAAGCTGATTTTCTGAACCTCCTCagctttttaattctgttaGACCCTATAACTGTAACTACTCCATGTAAGACACTGTGGGACTAATTTCTAAGGGCTCCACGCTCCCTTAGCTATTTGGCAACCCAAATCAGCAACTGTATCTAACGCGTAACAGAAAAGGCTGAACTGCTGTGGACTAAGCCTTCTTTGGATGCAAAATGGTGGTGCCACATCAGTGAGACACTATGCCAGAGAAAAAAGCTATGACCTTGAGCTTGGTGTATTTAGCCTGGACCAAGCGCCATGCTAATTCAGCTTGACTCCTAGACCCAAGTGAGTATCTGCAAAGCATGTCACGCTGTAGAGCTGCTCACTTGGACATGTCTTCACTGTGTTCCATTTGGATACTGCCAACACAGCCAAAACCCCtgaaaattctgtttgtttttaaaatagaaacatgGTTGTCTCTGCTACTTCAGGAACTTCAAGCACCTCAGTTAGTACAGGGCATTCAAGCTCTTCCAGGCAGCGTGTGGTAGGACATACATTTCCGTGCATGATGCAGTTGGTAAGTGCTGTGGAGGAAGGACAGTTCCACAATCTCACCAAACAGGTGCAGGCTGAACAGCAACAGCACTTTGCACGTTTTTTTACCCGCACATCCAACAAGGCAATATCTAACACAATAAATTGCAGTGGGGAGAAACCTTTAGTTCTTGCCTGCAATTTCAAAAACTACTGACAAGCAGAACTGCTAGCTAGCAGCACTGATGTGAACACCCTGACTCAAAAGGGTGGCTTGTAGCTTGGTAATTAgataacacaggaaaaaaaatgcctatgAGGAAGGGGTGAGAGTGTTGGGGCTTCTAAGCCCGTAGGAAACATTTAAATCAGTTCATCACTGAGCTTAAGAGAGATCTCTCTTGCaaagaggcagggaaggaatGGAGGTGCTCTGCTAATCTGGCTATCAAGTGCAGTCAGTGTGCCTGACGACACAGGTATCTCTTCTGAAGCACTAAAcccttcacacacacaaacctaCAAAGAAAATCCAAATGGCAGATACAGACTATCTGTGTGACTGTTGTGGCTGGCTGGTGACTGTGGTGATGTATGACCATGCCAACAGTATAATCTCAGCAAAATGCTGAGATGTATCAGGGCACTGCAGTGTAGGCAGCCAAACAGACGTCATCTTCAAGGATCCTGCTGTCGTGAAGGGCAGAGACAGAAGTGATGTAAAGAACAGTTGTCTGCTGCATTCGTTTGCTCTGTATGCAGGTCTGACAACAGGCTATCCCTAACAACTCACATCTGGGCCTTGCCATGCGTCGTTTTCACCCTTAACTAAAGCACACCTTGTTACTCTGGTCCTGGCTTTCTCCGTAAAGATCAGCTGATGCCCCCCTATTTTGACTCTTTTACCTCTCATCAGACTGGATCCGGTCCCAGGCTCCCCCACATGGCTCTTCCAGACACACCTATCATGATCTGCTGTACAATCAGCCATACTAATCCTCAGTTTACAGCTTGTCTCACTCCTGACCTACAGAGCCCTCTTCGGTCCTCATCATAAACCAGAGAACCGCGCACACTTCATCACTGGCTCGCTGTGTGCTCAACCTGCTGTGCTATGCCAGGGGTCCCAGAAACAGCTAGAACAAAGAACACACATAATGACTTCCAAAAACTTTTGCAAGTCCAGTTGAGGGCCACTCCCAAGACAACAAAAGGTGTTGGCCTGCAGGGAAAACGTGATATAACTGTTCCCCCTTGCCCTTAGATTTACAGGGAAGTCTAAGTTATTTTGCCTGCAGTACCCCTGGGTAGTAAATCTAGGACAGATGTCTCCAGTGGggatggaaagaaagaacataTGCAAAACGtttattaaaaaggaacaactaaaaaaattgtaattaattTGATTTGTCATGTCTTTTTTCCAATTATTATTAGTAATTATAAAGCTTGAAGTTTTCCACAGGCACTCTAAAGGGACCTAAGGATGAGGAAGCAAAGTTTAGCTGGAAGATGACCTTGTTTTCCAAGTGACGTTTTTTCCACAGGATGATTAAACAGGAGGGCAGAAAGACTAAGAAGTATCATTTTTCTCtcatgcaaaggaaaagaacagaacaagTCTATATCGAAAAGACAGgccaaaagaaagtaaaatgaaaataaagggaaagaaTCCGATGACACGGATGCAGACCTTGTTCTCTATGAAGAGTACCCGGCTAACTCACTCATTGTTCTCCTCCATTTTCACAGTCCGAATGGTaagctccttccccaccccccaaccccacgCACAAAAGCtgccagcaaaagaaaagcagcattctcGCTGCCAAGTTACCGCGGATCCCAGAAAAAAAGGGTGAATTACACCCCGTCGCCCCCGCACCCGCCCACCAACACAGTCCCTCCTACATAATAAACAGCTTTTGCGCtaaggagaaaagcagcctgGCATGAGAACAGAACATCAAGATCACGGTCATCTTCGCTAATCTCATTTCTTTTGCCTCAAAAAATAAAGGACAAAGCGGACGACAGCTAACAAGGACGCCAAAGGCAGCAGGGCGAGGAGGCCCCCCGGGCCAgcggcgcccgccgccgccctcgcCCCCACACTCACAGGGACCCTGTCGGGGTATTTCTTCCTGAtcttctccccttcttttttcctgtactCGAACGGGTGGTCTTCCTTGTACTGGAACTTCATGCTGCCGGGCTGTCACCTTCCTTCCCGAGGGCTGCTGCGGCTCCCTCCCCTACGGCCGGGTACTCAGCGAACCCCCGGACGCCCCCAAAAGCGCAGCGGAGCGGAGCGCACCCCCGACCCGTGCCGCGGGACCGCACCAGCCGCTGACAGCAAATTGGGCGCTGTGACGTCACGGGAGGCACacaccccctcctccctcccgcccccccgccgccgtcACGGTGCCGCTGGGGCGGGGGCTCTCGCTGGCTGCGGGCGGGGCTCGGGTCCACGCCGCccgtggggggggggcgcagaCCCCCCACGGATCGGGGTGGTGGGGGGGTCAAGAAGAGATATGCCACCTTCCAGCCCACGCGTGGCGGGGGAAGGCTTGTACATCGATTTAGTGCTcgacaataaataaaaaataataataataaattaaaatttataaataacCAGGTTTCTTTTAAAGGCAGCAAAATAAACGATTGCGGAACGCCGCAACCCCCGCAGCGTGACTCAGGGGTTATAAATACAACATAAGCAGGCACATAAGCCACTCAGGACTGCGGGGACGGCCGCGCtgctcctccctctctcccgACCGGCGCAGCGGCGTGGGGCGGCGCTCCGCGCGTGGGAGCGGGGCTTGGCGGGGGTCCAAGGCGCGGTGTACCGTGTGCGAGGCTCGAATgcctctgcttctctgaaacGCGGCTAATGAGGCTGACCTGTTCTTGAAGTGGCTGCGAGATGTGAGACCAAAACAATGCTACTTTTCGTGACTGTCCTTCTCGTCGTTGGGTCTGGATTATTCCTGTTTATAACATCTCAGCTGAACAACAAGGGACAGAAAGCATGTCAGGTAATGTGCCAGACCAGATGCACATTACAAACGGCAGACAGTTAAAGGGAACTGTCTGCAAACAAGCCAAAATAGCCAGCCAATTTTAGCCCAGTTACTCAGCTGATACATACTTGGAATATCTTTGGTATTTTTCTAGGAGTAGTTGGGCTTACAATTACTTGCTGCCCAGCAAAAGAGAAGGTATTAATGGATGGATCAGCCTGCTCAAATCAGCACAACAATTAAGTGCTGCTACCCTGGGGACAATGATGGGAGTGCATCAACTAATTCTTTCTTTGCATACCTCATCCAGAGGAGCAGAACTTTCCCAAGGATGATCTTTTATTTGTGTAGCAGTTTTAGTTGTACTAGTGTCAATGAAATcgggaataaaactccttaacaccaatgtagtatTAAGAAGCAGGCATTCCTTATTATGGTGCCAGATGCACAGGGGATAAATCCTAGCATGCATACCCCCTGAAGTTCGtttttgacatttatacatGAAAGTTAACACACCACgcctatctaatacataatcattgacctgactgagcatcctcttcttccattgGTCTGTATTCTTCTTCGCTAAAATTTAAAGCtgcagtgtgattttaattcactgtgcATGCTCAAGGGGAGTAGGGAGGTAGTCCTTTCGTCCCTCGgttgagtcggtggtcgcaatctccccctggCGGAATTACTCTGCTTTGGTGCCTTCTGGGCTGAGATGTTCCCTGTTATCACTCACTGGTGGCTGAtctgtggccttcccttatcttcacaACCTTTGTAGCAGGCTGTTTCCACTGTCAGTCCTTGAAGCTCCACTGAGTTGTATCCTTTAAGGAGGTTCTTGTTAAGGAGGCATTCATTGCTAATATCCTCCTATCTGGCCCAAGCATTATTTAcgacctttttaaaattctcaggtgttagtttccaCTCCTAACTGTGATCCTTCCCTACTTACTAGTAACTCCTGCGCTATTCCATTTCACCCAAGaagcatatatatatgtttaagGTAACACTAATAGAGGCTGAGTGGGACAGCAGACTGCCTTGGATGTATAAGGTGAATCTCCATGGCCACACCAGTTGCAGAGATGAGAGGTCCCAGGCTTCTTATGTCTGATTCAACCCTGTGCCAGTGTGTTGACTCAGAATGAgcaatggaaggaaaaaacatcGTTGCTGTTTTGCTGGCAGTCTGTTTCTACAGTGCGGCTAGAATGGAAAACATTCAGACTTTAGCAGAGAGTCAGCTTGAATCCTGAAGAAATTGAAGAGCAAGCTGGGTGCTCCTTAATGATAAAACCAGGATCAGGGGAACATAAAGCCCAAGCTTTTTTCTAGAAGTACTCGTATAAATCCTTTAGGCTGCCCCAAGAAACTCATAGTACTGGTGGCTTTATCGCTATAAACTCATATGCGCACTTGAGTTACCTGCAGAGTGGGACTCATGctggcaccaggggcagggagggcctATTACAAAACCCCACAGCAGATCTGGGATGTTAGCTTCTGTCCTCTGCCTCACAGAGACCTGTTTCATATACTGACCACCATTCACCTTTGCACTCAATAGCACACTTCTTGAACTCAGAGGCTTTTTGGTAATGCTCCCTCTCCAAGCCCTGGTGTGCTGTGATCTCTCATCTTGAACGTGAATAGGAAaaatatggaggaaatacattTACTTAGTTGCAGATCTGCTCAGATGGAGGCTGCTCCCAGAAAATCTTGCCTGGCACAGGTGTGTAAACAGGCATGGGATAGAAATCTCACGTATACTTAAAATGTAGTCATGTACAGCTGGGCCTGTCTCTTTAAACCGCCTTTGTGGTCAATGGCAGTAAATTGCCATCTGAGGTGGGATTTTTCTCACCTGAATCATGACATCTACTTTTGGATGGCTGAAGTGTGCCACCAAGAACGCTGGCAGGTGCTTAGTGCCTAAGTTTTTACTACTCAGTATGGTGTAGTGTGACCTCCTGCACAGCTTGATGGTCAGCTCCAACAGTTGCATGCCCAAATCTCTTAAGGATAGAGCAGCCCACAGTGGGAATGGCATAGACCGGTGTGTCCTGGCCTTCACTAGTTCACATGCATAAGGTTCATACAGGAAGCATCATCAACTTGTTTCTGTCTGTCCTAGGACGTGTGAGCTTTTCTCTATGGTTGCACGTAGCATCAGAGGATCTCAGAAGGGTGAGTCAGAAGGAGGGAACTATTTTTGTGCAGTGCCATAGTGACTAGCCTAGGCTGAAGGAATCCCAGGATTTATACCTGGGGAAAATTCTGGTTTCGTGGTATTGAACCTTTCTATAATGCCTGTGTTTGGCCTTCTTGCTTCCTAACTGCCTGCAGCATAGCAGTTGCTAAAGTGTATTGAAAGTCTGTATTGATGTAGATGCCTCTTCCCCAAggacaaaagagagaaaaaattttCACCCAGGACACTAACTCATTTTGGCAATTTTAACAGACTGATGTCAAACACCTCTTGTCCTGTAAATTGCTCTTTTCCATCTCCAGGACTATACACAATACAGCTGAGCTAACATCTAGTTTGAATTTCTGTTGACAAATCAGAGAGGAGTTTCAGGGTTCTTCCCTGGTCTGATACAAAGAGGTGGCCTGTGAGAGCATTGCAGGGTGACTTCTCCTCCATTAAATCCCACATGAGGATCACAAATCTCCTTACTGAACTCTTCCCATCCTGATGATGTAGCCCTGGATGTGTAGCCACAAGCCTTGCTCCTCCCACTTCCCCATTTCCTCCCCATCAGGCACTgaattcccagctctctcctccagctcaataataacaataatgtcACTGGCACAACAGCAGGCAGGAAGATGATACATGCAGAAGCAGCGACAAACAGCTAATCATCTGACTTAGAGTTCTTATTAAAATGTCAGCCCATGGGCATGTGACAAACCCCACATTCTGGGTCTGTGTGCTAGAGGGAGGAACTGGAAATGGCGTTGGCTAGCTTTCCTACCTTGGACTGCCAGCACATAGTGGTCCACAGAGTGGCAAAACAAAATACTCGTAGTGTCTTGCTGTGTCTCAGCTCATGTAGGCAGAGATTCACTTTAAAAGGGATTCCCCAAGTGTTGCCAATGCTGTAGTCATAGAAGCaggagataaaaatatttacacagaaTCTGGGGGCAGGGTTTGCAGCCTGTGCTGAACCATGCAGTGCTCCAGGAGCACTGCTAGGAGCTCTGCAGTGCACTACTGTGAAGTGAAGCTAGCTTAGGCGTATCTACACAACTGGCTAAAACTCTGTGAATTAAGGGTGAAAATATCCATTACCTGCCCTGTGCTTCTTAGAGACGTCATCTAGGTGGATGTCTCTTGGGAACCCCTGGAGCTACTGATCATCTACCTATAACTCTGGATTCCCTTGGGTATTTCTTCCATTAGTACTTGCCCTTGGGTACTTATCCTGTTTGTACCTCCATAGCctgacttcttttccttttttttttttttttaattttagtgtgCTTTCAGCATATCAAAGCCTCTCTTGTCAGAAGACTTCCACCATGCAGTCTGAATGGTGATTAAACCACAGACGGGCATACGAGAAATCACTTGTGATTCTGCTCTGTGTGATGTCCATCCATGGCACAGGGATAGTTTTTCAGTCCTTGCTGGTGTGTCTCCTGCACCACTCGTAACTGGTCACCAGTTTCATGTGACACTGGAGCCATAGCAGCCTCAGAGCCAGTACGGGTACATTGGCCCTGGGTGAAGGCACAGGGTTAGTCACTCACAGGAAACAATGGTTAATTGTgtatatgttttcctttcctctagGAAATGGCTCTGTATTGTCGGTGCTGAACTGCTATCTCACTGCTCTATTTTCTACAGCT encodes the following:
- the LOC104049093 gene encoding gamma-aminobutyric acid receptor-associated protein-like 1, translating into MKFQYKEDHPFEYRKKEGEKIRKKYPDRVPVIVEKAPKARVPDLDKRKYLVPSDLTVGQFYFLIRKRIHLRPEDALFFFVNNTIPPTSATMGQLYEDNHEEDYFLYVAYSDESVYGK